One Streptomyces drozdowiczii DNA segment encodes these proteins:
- a CDS encoding helix-turn-helix domain-containing protein, translating into MAKDIDGSAGVPQFYGKELRYQREAAGLTLEKLLEGSYYGVPMLSAIEHGARRMPQDLAVHVDRKLGTDFFVRRCEEVREAQSKGHAAFFASIAEAEVRARTINQWSGTLIPGLLQTPAYARAVIQATHPLDTPEEVQAKIDARQERAAKLLADPKKPECWVVLHESVIRHPLLEPAEMAEQLDHIAALVRSRRVVLQILPWNAATRPISEMPLLLLDFDDEPPLLYTEGAYHGQTIDDPGLVKQYRNTYDRLRAAALPPEVSLALLEKAAEEFRHGQHHP; encoded by the coding sequence GTGGCAAAGGACATTGACGGTTCGGCGGGGGTCCCGCAGTTCTACGGGAAGGAGCTGCGCTACCAGAGGGAAGCGGCGGGCCTGACCCTGGAGAAGCTGCTTGAGGGCAGCTACTACGGAGTCCCCATGCTCAGCGCCATCGAGCACGGCGCCCGCCGCATGCCGCAGGATCTCGCTGTGCATGTGGACCGCAAGCTCGGCACGGACTTTTTCGTCCGGCGTTGTGAAGAAGTACGCGAGGCCCAAAGCAAGGGACACGCGGCGTTCTTCGCGAGCATCGCGGAAGCGGAGGTCCGCGCCCGGACCATCAACCAGTGGTCGGGCACTCTGATCCCGGGGCTCCTGCAGACTCCGGCCTACGCGCGAGCCGTTATCCAGGCGACGCACCCCCTGGACACTCCAGAGGAGGTGCAGGCCAAAATCGACGCACGGCAGGAGCGGGCAGCCAAGCTGCTTGCCGACCCCAAGAAGCCCGAGTGCTGGGTCGTCCTGCACGAGTCAGTAATTCGCCATCCACTGCTGGAACCCGCGGAGATGGCCGAGCAGCTGGACCACATCGCCGCCTTGGTACGCAGCCGCCGGGTCGTTCTACAGATCCTCCCGTGGAACGCAGCCACTCGCCCCATCAGCGAGATGCCGCTGCTGCTCCTGGACTTCGATGACGAGCCGCCGCTGCTCTACACCGAAGGTGCCTACCACGGGCAGACCATCGATGATCCGGGGCTCGTGAAGCAGTACCGCAACACATACGATCGCCTCAGGGCCGCCGCGCTGCCGCCAGAGGTGTCCCTCGCCCTGCTCGAAAAGGCGGCTGAGGAGTTCCGGCATGGCCAGCACCACCCTTGA
- a CDS encoding ATP-binding protein, which translates to MNGLPLTWEFLAVPQAVPEVRQILRERFEGEDAGDLLLCVSELLANVITHVGERTPVSLRVSATHAGRVRVAVSDPAAAVWPALQETGPESTSGRGLQLLDALALRWGVEQSPHRKTVWCELRAPKRRPPRQPDAAPALSGGRGAC; encoded by the coding sequence ATGAACGGGCTGCCGCTGACATGGGAGTTCCTGGCGGTCCCGCAGGCCGTGCCGGAGGTGCGGCAGATACTGCGGGAGCGGTTCGAGGGCGAGGACGCGGGCGATCTCCTGCTGTGCGTCAGCGAGTTGCTGGCGAACGTGATCACTCATGTGGGGGAGCGCACGCCGGTGTCGCTACGGGTGAGCGCGACCCACGCGGGACGCGTACGGGTGGCAGTGAGCGACCCCGCGGCGGCGGTGTGGCCGGCGCTCCAGGAAACGGGCCCGGAGAGCACGTCGGGCCGCGGCCTCCAGCTACTGGACGCACTCGCCCTCCGCTGGGGCGTGGAGCAGTCCCCGCACCGCAAGACGGTGTGGTGCGAACTGAGGGCCCCGAAGCGCCGCCCGCCGCGCCAGCCGGACGCCGCACCCGCCCTGAGCGGAGGACGTGGGGCTTGCTGA
- a CDS encoding DUF397 domain-containing protein translates to MASTTLDLSTARWRKSSYSNGSGGDCLEVAEGYALWRKSSYSNTSGGDCLEVADGHPGLVPVRDSKRPDGPALVVNATAWAPFIASVKAA, encoded by the coding sequence ATGGCCAGCACCACCCTTGATCTCAGCACCGCGCGCTGGCGCAAGAGCAGCTACAGCAACGGCTCTGGCGGCGACTGCCTCGAAGTCGCCGAGGGGTACGCGCTGTGGCGCAAGAGCAGCTACAGCAACACCAGCGGCGGCGACTGCCTGGAGGTGGCCGACGGCCACCCCGGACTCGTCCCCGTCCGCGACTCCAAGCGGCCCGACGGGCCCGCCCTCGTCGTCAACGCCACCGCCTGGGCGCCGTTCATCGCATCCGTCAAGGCCGCTTGA